In the genome of Myxococcus stipitatus, one region contains:
- a CDS encoding alpha/beta fold hydrolase gives MTASTSQRLRSFVTGQVELSRAVALALKARPFNPYPYLKPLIERASGVREPPISATPHTVVYTRGSMRLLRYAAPRRRHRTPILFVYSLINRWYILDFLPGRSLIEHLTHEGFDVYAIDWGIPGQDEERLTWSDLLGGLIQTAVRWTLRASKSPDLTLYGYCMGGTLALAYTSLYPEGVRNLVAQATPVDFSQGGVYTLWTSANHFDVDSLVDAYGNVPTPVLESGFLMVAPVQRLTRWLEACRRIDDPEFITTFLAMERWGADPVPFPGEVYRQYIKDCYQQNLFHQGLMKVGGESVDLRRIQASVLNVIAEQDTIAFPAMSEPLANLVGAKDVETRRYPVGHIGLSASSKGPTHVWPSISAWIAARSRGQEP, from the coding sequence ATGACCGCGTCCACGTCCCAGCGGCTCCGCTCCTTCGTCACCGGCCAGGTGGAGCTCTCGCGCGCCGTGGCGCTCGCCCTCAAGGCCCGCCCGTTCAACCCCTACCCGTATCTCAAGCCCCTCATCGAGCGGGCCTCGGGCGTGCGCGAGCCCCCCATCAGCGCCACGCCCCACACCGTCGTGTACACGCGGGGCAGCATGCGACTGCTGCGCTACGCGGCCCCGCGCCGGCGCCACCGCACCCCCATCCTGTTCGTCTATTCCCTCATCAACCGCTGGTACATCCTCGACTTCCTCCCGGGCCGCAGCCTCATCGAGCACCTCACCCACGAGGGCTTCGACGTCTACGCCATCGACTGGGGCATCCCCGGACAGGATGAGGAGCGCCTCACCTGGTCGGACCTGCTCGGCGGGCTCATCCAGACCGCGGTGCGGTGGACGCTCCGCGCCAGCAAGAGCCCGGACCTCACCCTCTATGGCTACTGCATGGGCGGCACCCTCGCGCTGGCCTACACGTCGCTGTACCCGGAGGGCGTTCGCAACCTCGTGGCCCAGGCCACCCCCGTCGACTTCAGCCAGGGCGGCGTCTACACGCTGTGGACCTCCGCCAACCACTTCGACGTGGACTCCCTGGTGGACGCCTACGGCAACGTGCCCACCCCGGTGCTGGAGAGCGGCTTCCTCATGGTCGCCCCCGTGCAGCGGCTCACGCGCTGGCTGGAGGCGTGCCGTCGCATCGACGACCCGGAGTTCATCACCACGTTCCTCGCCATGGAGCGCTGGGGCGCCGACCCCGTGCCCTTCCCCGGCGAGGTCTATCGCCAGTACATCAAGGACTGCTACCAGCAGAACCTCTTCCACCAGGGCCTCATGAAGGTCGGCGGAGAGAGCGTGGACCTGCGCCGCATCCAGGCCTCCGTCCTCAACGTCATCGCCGAGCAGGACACCATCGCCTTCCCCGCCATGAGCGAGCCGCTGGCGAACCTCGTCGGCGCGAAGGACGTCGAGACGCGCCGCTATCCCGTGGGCCACATCGGCCTGTCCGCGTCCAGCAAGGGCCCCACCCACGTCTGGCCGTCCATCTCCGCGTGGATTGCCGCCCGCTCACGAGGCCAGGAGCCATGA
- a CDS encoding alpha/beta hydrolase, which yields MMHSVPSAGVQVREGVIRLKDGRRLAYVESGDLEGLPVFFIHGNPGSRYMRHPDDRLTHRLGVRLITPDRPGYGLSDYQSGRTLLDFPSDLEQLANALKVDRFSLFGVSAGGPYVAASAWHLGERILRASIVSGAAPLKRPGGMEGVNREYRNAYALAAWPEWLLHPLMAMHDRQVRAQPERALAALIHHASEDDRHVLSDPLIAAQVQGWRREATRRGVSGMRREAHILASPWDFPLEEIRGAVDLWYWEGDSIVPPQMGRYLASRIPGAVPHFLPGGGHFSIYSHWQDILAPLARRSP from the coding sequence ATGATGCACTCCGTCCCATCTGCGGGCGTCCAGGTGCGCGAGGGTGTCATCCGGTTGAAGGACGGACGGCGGCTCGCCTACGTGGAGTCAGGAGACCTGGAGGGCCTCCCTGTCTTCTTCATCCACGGCAACCCGGGCTCGCGCTACATGCGGCATCCGGATGACCGGCTCACCCACCGGCTCGGCGTGCGGCTCATCACCCCGGACCGACCCGGTTACGGCCTGTCCGACTATCAGTCCGGCCGCACGCTGCTCGACTTCCCCTCCGACCTCGAGCAGCTCGCCAACGCGCTGAAGGTGGACCGCTTCTCCCTCTTCGGCGTGTCCGCGGGCGGGCCCTATGTCGCCGCGTCCGCATGGCACCTGGGGGAGCGCATCCTCCGCGCGTCCATCGTCTCCGGCGCCGCGCCCCTGAAGCGTCCCGGCGGCATGGAGGGCGTCAATCGCGAGTACCGCAACGCCTATGCCCTCGCCGCATGGCCCGAGTGGCTCCTGCACCCGCTGATGGCGATGCATGACCGACAGGTGCGCGCACAGCCCGAGCGTGCCCTGGCGGCGCTCATCCACCACGCGTCGGAGGATGACCGGCACGTGCTCTCCGACCCGCTCATCGCCGCGCAGGTGCAGGGCTGGCGGCGCGAGGCCACCCGACGAGGCGTGTCCGGCATGCGTCGCGAGGCGCACATCCTGGCCTCCCCCTGGGACTTCCCGCTCGAGGAGATTCGGGGCGCGGTGGACCTCTGGTACTGGGAAGGCGACAGCATCGTCCCGCCGCAGATGGGCCGCTACCTCGCCTCGCGCATCCCGGGCGCCGTGCCTCACTTCCTCCCAGGCGGCGGCCACTTCTCCATCTACTCCCACTGGCAGGACATCCTCGCGCCCCTCGCACGGCGGAGCCCGTGA
- a CDS encoding ATP-grasp domain-containing protein, translating into MTTDARPWPRKAFIEEESHGRMEPEMRLLLEGLHARNIPTETFTAKRLERRQLPLAPDTLVAGYVPTVLGALKQLGIEPPPTHDYPPSLAPYLHRRLWTSTVRQLTSRLLDASSAPVFAKPQGRRKRFTGHVFQSADDLLFLERASHATPLICSDVVRWRGEYRVFVVHGEAVGIRHYAGDPAVVLDLPRVHEALQRLESAGEATAGYAVDFGVLDTGETALVEWNDGFSLGAYGLDAASYTALTAARWCELTGL; encoded by the coding sequence GTGACAACGGACGCGAGGCCCTGGCCTCGCAAGGCCTTCATCGAAGAGGAGTCCCACGGGCGGATGGAGCCCGAGATGCGGCTGCTCCTCGAAGGGCTGCACGCGCGGAACATCCCCACCGAGACCTTCACCGCCAAGCGACTGGAGCGCCGTCAGCTGCCGCTCGCCCCGGACACCCTCGTCGCGGGCTACGTGCCCACGGTGCTGGGCGCGCTGAAGCAGCTGGGCATCGAGCCACCGCCCACCCACGACTATCCGCCCAGCCTCGCGCCCTACCTGCACCGCCGACTCTGGACGAGCACCGTGCGCCAGCTCACCTCGCGCCTGCTCGACGCCTCCAGTGCGCCCGTGTTCGCCAAGCCCCAGGGCCGCAGGAAGCGCTTCACCGGCCACGTCTTCCAGAGCGCGGACGACCTCCTGTTCCTGGAGCGGGCCTCACACGCCACGCCGCTCATCTGCTCGGACGTGGTGCGGTGGCGCGGCGAGTACCGCGTCTTCGTCGTCCATGGCGAGGCCGTGGGCATCCGGCACTACGCGGGGGACCCGGCGGTGGTGCTCGACCTGCCTCGCGTCCACGAGGCCCTCCAGCGCCTGGAGTCAGCGGGCGAGGCGACCGCGGGCTATGCCGTCGACTTCGGCGTGCTCGACACGGGAGAGACCGCGCTCGTCGAGTGGAACGACGGCTTCTCCCTGGGGGCCTACGGCCTGGACGCCGCGAGCTACACGGCGCTCACGGCCGCGCGCTGGTGCGAGCTGACGGGCCTCTGA
- a CDS encoding queuosine precursor transporter, giving the protein MNLDRRMQFFVVLATVFVTSLVVGDLIGVKLFEVNLGFVISVMSMGMLPFPVTFLLTDLLNEFYGKKAARFVTWVGFFMAIFAYTVIAIAVQIPFAPLTRSPDFTGTVESAFVNVFSGSQRILVASMVAYLVAQFCDITIFNLLKRITKNKQLWLRATGSTLVSQLIDTVVVQFVAWTGVLPTDVIFKIILTSYVVKMLVAIGLTPFVYLGHALVERKLGIKPVVLGEDGEPISEPLPQMAVATETRVA; this is encoded by the coding sequence ATGAACCTCGACAGGCGGATGCAGTTCTTCGTGGTCCTCGCGACGGTGTTCGTCACGTCGCTGGTCGTGGGAGACCTCATCGGCGTGAAGCTGTTCGAGGTGAACCTCGGCTTCGTCATCTCGGTGATGTCCATGGGCATGTTGCCCTTCCCGGTGACGTTCCTGCTCACGGACCTCCTCAACGAGTTCTATGGCAAGAAGGCCGCCCGCTTCGTCACGTGGGTGGGCTTCTTCATGGCCATCTTCGCGTACACGGTGATTGCCATCGCCGTGCAGATTCCCTTCGCGCCGCTGACGCGCTCGCCCGACTTCACGGGCACGGTGGAGAGCGCGTTCGTCAACGTCTTCTCCGGCTCGCAGCGCATCCTCGTCGCGTCGATGGTGGCCTACCTGGTGGCGCAGTTCTGCGACATCACCATCTTCAACCTGCTCAAGCGCATCACGAAGAACAAGCAGCTGTGGCTGCGCGCGACGGGCTCCACGCTGGTCTCCCAGCTCATCGACACGGTGGTGGTGCAGTTCGTCGCGTGGACGGGCGTGCTCCCCACCGACGTCATCTTCAAGATCATCCTCACCTCCTACGTGGTGAAGATGCTCGTGGCCATCGGCCTGACGCCCTTCGTCTACCTGGGCCACGCCCTGGTGGAGCGCAAGCTGGGCATCAAGCCGGTGGTGCTGGGCGAGGACGGGGAGCCGATTTCCGAGCCCCTCCCGCAGATGGCCGTGGCCACCGAGACGCGCGTCGCCTGA
- a CDS encoding dihydroneopterin aldolase produces the protein MSAELAFHPPVVHDTQGRPLDVIELRGLTVDCIVGIYNRERVQAQPLRLDVALFLDTRNAATGGRLAHTVNYGRLAGELRFLLEACRFELLESAVEAVSRYLLAPPTSDVPRAQVTAATVRVIKPLALHGLAVPSLQVHRTADEMHYASEERSFGRLDIIHEGAGYGVYRLRVKPGGRVPASANTAMEESELMLGTGLRAQGQPVERGLAFHWPRGFPRSYENPTGQEQTVLSVYRPRFLEAEGASASAEGLPLITGTSYYPHDEPAAPGLSADKQP, from the coding sequence ATGAGCGCGGAGCTGGCGTTCCATCCCCCCGTCGTCCACGACACCCAGGGCCGTCCGCTCGACGTCATCGAGCTGCGCGGCCTCACGGTGGACTGCATCGTGGGCATCTACAACCGCGAGCGTGTGCAGGCTCAGCCGCTCCGGTTGGACGTGGCCCTCTTCCTGGACACGCGCAACGCGGCGACGGGCGGCAGGCTGGCGCACACGGTGAACTATGGGCGGCTGGCGGGAGAGCTTCGCTTCCTGCTGGAGGCCTGCCGCTTCGAGCTCCTGGAGTCCGCGGTCGAGGCGGTGAGCCGCTACCTGCTCGCCCCGCCCACGTCGGATGTGCCGCGCGCGCAGGTGACCGCGGCCACGGTGCGAGTCATCAAGCCCCTGGCGCTGCATGGGCTCGCGGTGCCGTCGCTCCAGGTCCACCGCACGGCGGATGAGATGCACTACGCCTCCGAGGAGCGCTCCTTCGGCCGGCTGGACATCATCCACGAGGGCGCGGGCTATGGCGTGTACCGGCTGCGCGTGAAGCCCGGAGGCCGCGTCCCCGCGAGCGCGAACACCGCGATGGAGGAGAGCGAGCTGATGCTGGGCACGGGACTGCGGGCGCAGGGCCAGCCCGTGGAGCGGGGCCTGGCGTTCCACTGGCCCCGAGGCTTCCCGCGCAGCTACGAGAATCCCACCGGGCAGGAGCAGACGGTGCTGAGCGTGTACCGGCCGCGCTTCCTGGAAGCGGAAGGGGCCAGCGCCTCGGCGGAGGGGCTTCCGCTCATCACGGGCACCTCGTACTACCCGCATGACGAGCCCGCCGCGCCCGGCCTGTCCGCCGACAAGCAGCCTTGA
- a CDS encoding class I SAM-dependent methyltransferase codes for MFHPQGPTFLELAEQALTSVERGYDLLAPKFDYTPFRTPDPVLRASIDALGSAGSIGTALDVCCGTGAAMRMLRPLAREHVAGIDVSQGMLDEAQRRLADAPGTAGFQFIRGDALEMTFDAEFDVVTCFGAFGHILEEDEPRLLRGIHRALRPGGRFLFVTGHPPSPLRPGYWVAKGFNAAIRVRNALWKPPFVMYYLTFLVPRARALLEAEGFTVEVRDGILPEPFTPLATVIATKR; via the coding sequence ATGTTCCACCCTCAAGGGCCCACCTTCCTCGAGCTGGCCGAACAAGCGTTGACCTCCGTCGAGCGCGGCTATGACCTGCTCGCGCCCAAGTTCGACTACACGCCGTTCCGCACGCCGGACCCGGTGCTGCGGGCGTCCATCGACGCGCTGGGCTCCGCGGGCTCCATCGGCACGGCGCTCGACGTGTGCTGTGGAACGGGCGCCGCCATGCGCATGCTGCGTCCGCTCGCGCGGGAGCATGTCGCGGGCATCGACGTGAGCCAGGGCATGCTCGACGAGGCCCAGCGCCGCCTCGCCGATGCACCCGGCACCGCTGGCTTCCAATTCATCCGCGGTGACGCGCTGGAGATGACGTTCGACGCAGAGTTCGACGTCGTCACCTGCTTCGGCGCGTTCGGACACATCCTCGAGGAGGATGAGCCCCGCCTGCTGCGAGGCATCCACCGGGCCCTGCGTCCGGGAGGCCGGTTCCTCTTCGTCACCGGCCATCCCCCTTCACCGCTGCGCCCGGGCTACTGGGTCGCGAAGGGCTTCAACGCCGCCATCCGCGTGCGCAACGCGCTCTGGAAGCCGCCATTCGTCATGTACTACCTGACGTTCCTGGTGCCTCGTGCCCGCGCGCTGCTGGAGGCGGAAGGGTTCACCGTCGAGGTGCGCGACGGCATCCTCCCCGAGCCCTTCACGCCCCTGGCGACCGTCATCGCCACGAAGCGCTGA
- a CDS encoding MBL fold metallo-hydrolase, with translation MRNLVAVLVVFPALALAQPKDVEKAEVTSSPVAGNIHMVVGKGGNIGVSVGPDGLLVIDDQYAPLAPKIHKALDKLSKKKIEYLVNTHWHGDHVGGNAIFGREARILAHREVRNRMAAGRAGGMGDPVPPAKPEALPVITYDSGMSVYFNGEEVRLLHLPAGHTDGDTVVYFTGSNVVHMGDLFFVDMFPFIDIYNSGGTVEGFVRNVEKVLETLPPGAKIIPGHGTLSDRAGLERFLAMLRESVSMVRAKIAAGKSIEQVTAEGVPESLKSFGSGAIKEDFWLQTLYRGLSAKAEPKTATDGK, from the coding sequence ATGCGAAACCTGGTGGCGGTCCTGGTCGTGTTTCCCGCGCTGGCCCTGGCGCAGCCGAAGGATGTGGAGAAGGCGGAGGTGACGAGCAGCCCCGTCGCGGGGAACATCCACATGGTGGTGGGCAAGGGCGGCAACATCGGCGTGTCGGTGGGCCCTGACGGATTGCTCGTCATCGACGACCAGTACGCGCCCCTGGCACCCAAGATCCACAAGGCCTTGGACAAGCTGAGCAAGAAGAAGATTGAGTACCTGGTGAACACGCACTGGCACGGCGACCACGTGGGCGGCAACGCCATCTTCGGCCGTGAAGCGCGCATCCTCGCGCATCGGGAAGTGCGCAACCGCATGGCGGCGGGGCGCGCGGGCGGAATGGGGGACCCCGTTCCTCCCGCGAAGCCGGAGGCGCTGCCGGTCATCACCTACGACTCGGGCATGTCGGTGTACTTCAACGGCGAGGAGGTCCGCCTGCTGCACCTGCCCGCGGGCCACACGGATGGCGATACGGTGGTGTACTTCACCGGCTCCAACGTGGTGCACATGGGCGACCTGTTCTTCGTCGACATGTTCCCCTTCATCGACATCTACAACAGCGGCGGCACGGTGGAGGGCTTTGTCCGCAACGTGGAGAAGGTGCTCGAGACGCTCCCGCCCGGCGCGAAGATCATCCCGGGCCACGGAACGCTGTCGGACCGCGCGGGCCTGGAGCGCTTCCTGGCGATGCTGCGTGAGTCGGTGTCGATGGTGCGCGCCAAGATTGCCGCGGGGAAGAGCATCGAGCAGGTGACGGCGGAGGGGGTGCCGGAGAGCCTCAAGTCCTTCGGGAGTGGCGCCATCAAGGAGGACTTCTGGCTGCAGACGCTGTACCGCGGCCTGTCCGCGAAGGCCGAGCCGAAGACGGCCACGGACGGCAAGTAG
- a CDS encoding GreA/GreB family elongation factor: MSKAFTKEDSGGDAELLPLRPRSASGDKRYITPEGYRALQDELTATQGPDAGAEGLTPLEAGVRRQERERRARQLAATLEEVRVVEPDASQAGRVFFGAWVRLEDEDGEQVRYRIVGPDEAEVKSGRLSVESPLAKALLGKEVGESVQVERPRGAVEYTVVAVDYAPRET, encoded by the coding sequence ATGTCGAAGGCCTTCACGAAGGAAGACTCGGGAGGAGACGCGGAGCTGCTGCCGCTGCGTCCCAGGTCCGCCTCGGGCGACAAGCGCTACATCACGCCCGAAGGGTATCGCGCCCTGCAGGACGAGCTCACGGCCACGCAGGGGCCGGACGCCGGCGCGGAAGGGCTGACCCCGCTGGAGGCGGGAGTGCGGCGGCAGGAGCGTGAGCGGCGGGCCCGGCAGCTCGCGGCGACCCTCGAGGAGGTGCGCGTGGTGGAGCCCGACGCCTCGCAGGCGGGGCGCGTGTTCTTCGGCGCGTGGGTGCGGCTCGAGGACGAGGACGGTGAGCAGGTTCGCTATCGCATCGTGGGCCCGGACGAAGCGGAGGTGAAGTCGGGCCGGCTCAGCGTGGAGTCTCCGCTGGCGAAGGCGCTCCTCGGCAAGGAAGTGGGAGAGTCCGTGCAGGTGGAGCGTCCCCGCGGCGCCGTCGAATACACCGTGGTGGCCGTGGACTACGCACCGCGTGAAACATGA
- a CDS encoding DUF4105 domain-containing protein, with product MRLRAAWLLGLLFALPVGAQPGPAGEQPAMEQDSGALRSLRERVRALRDSGVVLSGAAAEDAFLVDEVEAGLAALPPAMRRFPGGPLEVVLHPESSPLGMGDGSEARPDWTEEGARLHLYRYAPSSERRVTLRMSRLTEVESEQLWRRRAVVHAVVRRWDEAREWSKTVRWRRLSGWLAPLERPLVWKEEARLDFAGAFSRARGQQTASLDLVTFAEELFVPVESLRADALSEDEQVRCQEFSKSRALAELVEASGLGALRSRGACPAFDAWGEKDQLSHFEVLLVAATGRQPESLFGHLLLRPVWREGAHVRGPSFERVVQLVALTGMESRGLDYVVKGMTGAYETVFLTGTMGDLTHEALELEQRTVRRFRLRLTRGEEERMLERIWELERRGYMGYFFFTDNCASALLFLLNGVLEHERQVRAPGVLWVLPTATLDALAKVEVVGKEGPAGPLLEMIPDAFESTGERAVRADAARREALESLAGRVDARELSRLLRLHERLQSVDPDARREAYVALPETVTRVFASASPANRAEVRDTLHAYVAHVVRVERAAVDRMEGERMAIDRLRLLALKTPVEGASDAGVRERQRIFEREDALQRKLAVLDRTALFEEAMATAPRRPPTPEELKRLVLAERTEAAFVQATEAQGTLSDGVFAEVDPVAFLGADHRRKVDAETRWAAAALRESGAARTVVSVGMDFPSTGEARPVVSVRTAGMAEALGDARQHGFQPSSELRVLDGELSLEPRWGTPRVVSTDMTLVGYRTLQRELPQFRDSAWDSLGWGAEARVTSNPERTLPYRATVQAEALVIVDQGARFSRFTAVGVGGLARMNWGEASMLPAAGPRVSLAHRTGLPGSGANAVRVEAAYAPTWRLGDTHLTHEAGASLQMEWWLGRAGPFGVLLTPRAQVRWEGSFAPRSPHASLSPSTEWNVVAERRLALGLELR from the coding sequence GTGAGGCTCCGCGCGGCGTGGCTGCTGGGCCTCCTGTTCGCGCTGCCGGTCGGCGCGCAACCCGGGCCCGCGGGGGAGCAGCCCGCGATGGAGCAGGACAGTGGGGCCCTTCGGAGCCTGCGCGAGCGCGTTCGCGCCTTGAGGGACAGCGGGGTGGTGTTGTCGGGCGCGGCGGCGGAGGACGCGTTCCTGGTGGACGAGGTCGAAGCGGGCCTGGCCGCGCTCCCGCCCGCGATGCGCCGCTTTCCGGGCGGCCCCCTCGAGGTGGTGCTGCATCCGGAGTCCTCGCCCCTGGGCATGGGAGACGGCTCCGAGGCCCGTCCGGACTGGACGGAGGAAGGCGCGCGGCTTCACCTGTATCGCTACGCGCCGTCCTCGGAGCGCCGGGTCACGCTGCGCATGTCGCGACTGACGGAGGTCGAGTCGGAGCAGCTGTGGCGGCGCCGCGCGGTGGTGCACGCGGTGGTGCGGCGCTGGGATGAGGCGCGCGAGTGGAGCAAGACGGTGCGCTGGCGGCGCCTGTCGGGTTGGCTCGCGCCGCTGGAGCGGCCCCTGGTGTGGAAGGAAGAGGCGCGCCTGGACTTCGCGGGGGCCTTCAGTCGCGCACGCGGGCAGCAGACCGCGTCCCTGGACCTGGTGACCTTCGCGGAGGAGCTGTTCGTCCCCGTGGAGTCCTTGCGCGCCGATGCGCTGTCCGAGGACGAGCAGGTGCGCTGCCAGGAGTTCTCCAAGTCCCGCGCGCTGGCGGAGCTGGTGGAGGCCTCGGGCCTGGGCGCGTTGAGGAGTCGCGGTGCCTGCCCGGCCTTCGACGCGTGGGGGGAGAAGGACCAGCTGTCACACTTCGAGGTCCTCCTGGTCGCCGCCACGGGGCGGCAGCCCGAGTCCCTCTTCGGGCACCTGCTGCTTCGGCCGGTGTGGCGCGAGGGGGCGCACGTGCGGGGCCCTTCGTTCGAGCGGGTGGTGCAGCTCGTGGCGCTCACGGGCATGGAGTCGCGGGGCCTGGACTACGTCGTGAAGGGGATGACGGGCGCGTACGAGACGGTCTTCCTCACCGGGACGATGGGGGACCTCACGCACGAGGCGCTGGAGCTGGAGCAGCGCACGGTCCGCCGCTTCCGGCTGCGCCTCACGCGCGGCGAGGAGGAGCGGATGCTGGAGCGTATCTGGGAGCTCGAGCGCCGCGGGTACATGGGCTACTTCTTCTTCACCGACAACTGCGCGAGCGCGCTCCTCTTCCTCCTCAACGGCGTGCTGGAGCATGAGCGGCAGGTGCGGGCGCCCGGCGTGTTGTGGGTGCTGCCCACGGCCACGTTGGACGCGCTGGCGAAGGTGGAGGTGGTGGGGAAGGAGGGGCCCGCGGGGCCGCTGCTGGAGATGATTCCGGACGCGTTCGAGTCCACGGGCGAGCGTGCCGTGCGCGCGGACGCCGCGAGGCGCGAGGCCTTGGAGTCGCTCGCGGGCCGCGTCGATGCGCGGGAGCTCTCGCGACTGCTGCGGCTGCACGAGCGCCTCCAGTCGGTGGACCCCGATGCGCGCCGCGAGGCCTACGTGGCGCTGCCGGAGACGGTGACGCGGGTGTTCGCTTCCGCGTCGCCCGCGAACCGCGCCGAGGTGCGCGACACCCTGCATGCCTATGTGGCGCACGTGGTGCGTGTGGAGCGCGCGGCGGTGGACCGCATGGAGGGCGAGCGGATGGCCATTGACCGGCTGCGGCTGCTGGCCTTGAAGACCCCCGTGGAAGGCGCCTCGGATGCGGGCGTGCGCGAGCGTCAGCGCATCTTCGAGCGGGAGGACGCGCTCCAGCGCAAGCTGGCGGTGCTGGACCGCACGGCGCTGTTCGAGGAGGCGATGGCCACCGCGCCTCGTCGTCCACCGACTCCCGAGGAGCTGAAGCGGCTGGTGCTGGCCGAGCGCACCGAGGCCGCCTTCGTCCAGGCCACCGAGGCCCAGGGGACGCTGAGCGACGGGGTGTTCGCGGAGGTGGACCCGGTGGCCTTCCTGGGGGCGGACCATCGGCGCAAGGTGGACGCGGAGACGCGCTGGGCGGCGGCGGCGCTGCGCGAGTCGGGCGCGGCGCGCACGGTGGTGAGCGTGGGCATGGACTTCCCCAGCACGGGCGAGGCGCGGCCGGTGGTGAGCGTGCGCACCGCGGGCATGGCCGAGGCGCTGGGAGATGCCCGTCAACACGGCTTCCAGCCGAGCAGCGAGCTGCGGGTGCTGGATGGTGAGCTGTCCTTGGAGCCTCGGTGGGGGACGCCGCGCGTGGTGTCCACGGACATGACGCTGGTGGGCTATCGCACGTTGCAGCGGGAGCTTCCCCAGTTCCGTGACTCCGCCTGGGACTCGTTGGGCTGGGGCGCGGAGGCGCGGGTGACGTCGAATCCGGAGCGGACGCTGCCCTACCGCGCCACCGTGCAGGCCGAGGCGCTGGTCATCGTGGACCAGGGCGCGCGCTTCTCGCGCTTCACGGCGGTGGGCGTGGGGGGGCTTGCCCGGATGAACTGGGGCGAGGCCTCGATGCTGCCCGCGGCGGGGCCTCGTGTGTCGCTGGCGCACCGCACGGGCCTGCCGGGCTCCGGCGCCAACGCGGTTCGGGTGGAAGCGGCCTACGCCCCCACCTGGCGCCTGGGAGACACCCACCTCACGCACGAGGCGGGTGCCTCCCTCCAGATGGAGTGGTGGCTGGGCCGCGCGGGGCCGTTCGGGGTGCTGCTCACACCCCGTGCGCAGGTCCGATGGGAAGGCTCGTTCGCTCCGCGGTCACCACACGCGTCACTGAGTCCGTCGACGGAGTGGAACGTCGTGGCGGAGCGCCGGCTGGCACTCGGGTTGGAGTTGCGCTGA
- a CDS encoding response regulator transcription factor has protein sequence MIRLNSEEQRILADLEALLVEAEPGSESLPTVLGALRESLKAERAVAYGVDVGPDRYHISYSHSSGFPQQPGGVFEALESFLSDRESLWGWYDPARPAPAQRNRALHFRSLQESEARQMPLHDLPAYEVGRRLGLTEGELESQRERVNVRSGAVFRQLGMERMAFLRTLVCEGPSLLGWLGLMREEPFTEREQRVLQALTPTLQRRLTMETRLRESGLMSTALEVAMEALGRAAWVVSGSGRVVHANSAGRVWLERGEPELMEQLRRGAQGIPCSGPLTLTPLRTPGLPSHYLAIDSGTASSAAARVQALAARWSLTARESEVLTHIVQGETNKSIAGRLGCAERTVEVHVTHLLAKAHVESRSALIARFFQTS, from the coding sequence TTGATTCGTTTGAATTCCGAGGAACAGCGTATCCTGGCGGATCTGGAAGCCCTGCTCGTCGAAGCAGAGCCGGGTTCAGAATCCCTGCCCACGGTGCTGGGGGCCCTGCGCGAGTCGCTGAAGGCGGAGCGCGCGGTGGCCTACGGCGTCGACGTGGGGCCCGACCGCTATCATATCAGTTACTCCCACAGCTCGGGCTTCCCCCAGCAGCCTGGAGGTGTGTTCGAGGCGCTGGAGAGCTTCCTATCCGACAGGGAGAGCCTTTGGGGATGGTATGACCCCGCACGTCCGGCGCCGGCGCAGCGCAACCGGGCGCTGCACTTCCGCTCGCTCCAGGAGTCGGAGGCGCGGCAGATGCCCTTGCATGACCTGCCAGCCTATGAAGTCGGCCGGCGTCTGGGATTGACCGAGGGGGAGCTGGAGTCTCAGCGCGAGCGCGTCAACGTCCGCTCCGGCGCGGTGTTCCGGCAGCTCGGCATGGAGCGGATGGCCTTCCTGCGCACGCTGGTGTGCGAAGGGCCCTCGCTGCTGGGCTGGCTCGGATTGATGCGCGAGGAGCCCTTCACCGAGCGCGAGCAGCGCGTGCTCCAGGCGCTGACGCCCACGCTCCAGCGGCGACTGACGATGGAGACGCGGCTGCGCGAGTCGGGACTGATGTCCACCGCGCTCGAGGTCGCCATGGAGGCGCTGGGCCGCGCGGCCTGGGTCGTCAGCGGCAGCGGGCGGGTGGTGCACGCCAACAGCGCGGGCCGCGTCTGGTTGGAGCGCGGCGAGCCGGAGCTGATGGAGCAGCTGCGGCGAGGGGCCCAGGGCATTCCCTGCTCGGGGCCGCTGACGCTCACGCCGCTGCGCACGCCGGGGTTGCCCTCGCACTACCTGGCCATCGACTCGGGCACGGCCTCCAGCGCCGCCGCGCGAGTGCAGGCCCTGGCCGCCCGCTGGTCGCTCACGGCGCGCGAGTCGGAGGTCCTCACGCACATCGTCCAGGGCGAGACGAACAAGTCCATCGCCGGCAGGCTGGGCTGCGCCGAGCGCACCGTCGAGGTCCACGTCACCCACCTGCTCGCCAAGGCCCACGTGGAGAGCCGCTCCGCGCTCATCGCCCGCTTCTTCCAGACGTCCTGA